In Chloroflexaceae bacterium, a single genomic region encodes these proteins:
- a CDS encoding site-specific integrase: MPAAYEPDEAPGGRPGPLACPLAIDPRAAAAADAASVATVFDDYRSRLDPDTLRRQEADLALFAFFLGQVQAIPPAQAPAFGARLAYDPHAWANVTHGLVSAFLRWQLQEGYAIGSINVRLATVRRHCALAHAAGVLSADALALIRTVRGYSGRQARAIDAQRRRAATPTRVGAKKPAPLVLTPAQVRALKQQPDTPQGRRDALIICLLADLGLRVGELAGLEVGALDPARGTLTFYREKVHTTQTHHLSRDALAAARAYLAADALPSGPLLRGSRKNGELWGAMSARAIRERVAILGERIGITGLSPHDLRHTWATRAARAKSDPFALRDAGGWSSLLMPSRYVQASEVANSRISLDDEL; this comes from the coding sequence ATGCCAGCAGCGTATGAACCCGACGAGGCGCCCGGGGGCAGGCCAGGGCCGCTAGCCTGCCCTCTCGCCATTGATCCCCGCGCCGCCGCTGCTGCCGATGCCGCCAGTGTAGCGACGGTCTTCGATGATTATCGCAGCCGGCTGGACCCGGATACGCTGCGCCGGCAGGAGGCCGATCTGGCTCTCTTCGCCTTTTTTCTCGGCCAGGTGCAGGCCATTCCCCCCGCCCAGGCCCCTGCCTTTGGGGCGCGTCTGGCCTACGATCCTCACGCCTGGGCCAATGTCACCCACGGCCTGGTGAGCGCCTTCCTCCGCTGGCAGCTTCAGGAAGGCTACGCCATCGGCTCGATCAATGTGCGCCTGGCCACCGTGCGGCGCCACTGCGCCCTGGCCCACGCCGCCGGGGTGCTCTCCGCCGACGCCCTGGCGCTCATCCGCACTGTGCGCGGCTACAGCGGGCGCCAGGCGCGCGCGATTGACGCCCAGCGCCGCCGCGCCGCCACGCCTACCCGCGTCGGCGCCAAGAAGCCTGCGCCGCTCGTGCTTACCCCGGCGCAGGTGCGCGCCCTCAAGCAGCAGCCCGACACCCCCCAGGGCCGGCGCGACGCGCTGATCATCTGCCTCCTGGCCGACCTCGGCCTGCGCGTGGGCGAACTCGCCGGCCTCGAGGTTGGCGCCCTTGACCCCGCCCGCGGCACCTTGACCTTCTACCGGGAGAAGGTCCACACGACCCAGACCCACCACCTCAGCCGCGACGCCCTGGCCGCCGCCCGGGCCTACCTGGCCGCCGACGCCCTCCCCTCAGGCCCCCTGCTGCGCGGCTCGCGCAAGAACGGTGAGCTGTGGGGCGCGATGTCGGCGCGGGCCATCCGCGAGCGGGTGGCCATCCTGGGCGAACGCATCGGCATCACCGGTCTCTCGCCCCACGACCTGCGCCATACCTGGGCCACCCGCGCCGCCCGGGCGAAGAGCGACCCCTTCGCCCTGCGCGACGCCGGCGGCTGGAGCAGCCTGCTGATGCCCAGCCGTTACGTGCAGGCCAGTGAGGTGGCCAATAGCCGCATTTCCCTCGACGATGAATTGTAG